In Populus alba chromosome 1, ASM523922v2, whole genome shotgun sequence, a single window of DNA contains:
- the LOC118037308 gene encoding 1-phosphatidylinositol-3-phosphate 5-kinase FAB1B isoform X2 — protein MKPSGKTFSELVCLLKSWIPWRSEPASVSRDFWMPDQSCRVCYECDSQFTIFNRRHHCRLCGRVFCAKCTTNSVPVPSSDPRTVQEDLEKIRVCNYCSRQWQQGLATFDSGIQIPSLDISSSPSAASFISTRSCGTANSSSLTGGSLPYMVRPNQQAQHSSRLSPPQATELETSSDKQGEVESASCKDPVADIEYRSPDGYAFSVNRSDDDDDEYGAYRSDSETRHSPQVNDYYCQVEFDDMSNDGGSRKAHLDGETIEPKSLSSSPIRHSFGPQNLEGMPQLRKRDEQEMDVECEVPSSMYTGEDGNTEPVDFENSGVLWLPPEPEDEEDEREVGLFEDDDDDRDAAGEWGYLRASGSFRSGEFHNRDRSSEEHKKVMKNVVDGHFRALVSQLLQVENVPVGDENDKESWLEIITSLSWEAATLLKPDMSKGGGMDPGGYVKVKCIASGRCCESMVVKGVVCKKNVAHRRMTSKIEKPRLLILGGALEYQRVSKHLSSFDTLLQQEMDHLKMAVAKIDAHNPDVLLVENSVSRHAQEYLLANDISLVLNIKRPLLERIARCTGAQIVPSIDHLSSPKLGYCEKFHVERFLEDLGTAGHGGKKLVKTLMYFEGCPKPLGFTILLRGANGDELKKVKHVVQYGVFAAYHLALETSFLADEGASLPELPLNTPITVALPDKPSSIERSISTVPGFTIAANEKPQGLQSSNEPQRSYSAPSATLVSTIIGSSVDNAPAADCPSSQSSESTSSRFNSTEFLSAVPYTEKAVSSSYHTFVERTKMDSGASLVAEIAAADHLTASGFGSSDGVAMNSYFNEIITTQPQSSEVSSAQQDSRRNLEEPEPLKEEFPPSPSDHLSILVSLSSRCVWKGTVCERSHLFRIKYYGSFDKPLGRFLRDHLFDQSYSCRSCEMPSEAHVHCYTHRQGTLTISVKKLPEILLPGEQDGKIWMWHRCLRCPRINGFPPATRRVVMSDAAWGLSFGKFLELSFSNHAAASRVASCGHSLHRDCLRFYGFGQMVACFRYASINVLSVYLPPSRVDFSFENQEWMQKETDEVVNRAELLLSEVLNALSQISEKRCKIEQLNSGMKLPELRRQIAELELMLQKEMAEFEESLHKVLSREMKNGQPVIDILEINRLRRQLLFQSYMWDNRLIYAASLDNSFHDDSNSSTSGYEEKLLEPDNSDKLVEENMGHRPGNGCSSCDFPSVDAKLLKGSDQQGDFGSNTNLSDKVDQEMDVCLGPGHGKEGHANLCTTMSARDLSDIKESGGNFFRTLSDGQVPIMANLSDTLDAAWTGKNHPGVGTLKDDNNRLSDSAMEESSTTAVGLEGVDLEGHAKDRDGSKVCYSPSPALSAKDPDNMEDYMSWLRMPFLNFYRSLNKNFLTSSEKLGTMGGYNPVYVSSFRSLELQGGARLLLPVGVNDTVIPVYDDEPTSLISYALASPEYHAQLTDEGERIKDTGESSSFSSLSESFHSLEEVSYDLYRSFGSTDESILSMSGSRSSLILDPLSYTKAMHVRVSFGDDCPDGKARYSVTCYYAKRFETLRRICCPSELDFVRSLSRCKKWGAQGGKSNVFFAKTLDDRFIIKQVTKTELESFIKFAPAYFKYLSESISTRSPTCLAKILGIYQVTSKNLKGGKETKMDVLVMENLLYRRKVTRLYDLKGSSRSRYNPDSSGSNKVLLDQNLIEAMPTSPIFVGNKSKRLLERAVWNDTSFLASIDVMDYSLLVGVDEEKHELALGIIDFMRQYTWDKHLETWVKASGILGGSKNESPTVISPKQYKKRFRKAMTTYFLMVPDQWSPPSIIPSKSQSDLGEENTQGAASVD, from the exons ATGAAACCTTCCGGCAAGACGTTTTCTGAGCTAGTTTGCCTTTTGAAATCCTGGATCCCTTGGCGCTCTGAGCCAGCTAGCGTGTCAAGGGATTTTTGGATGCCCGATCAGAGTTGTAGGGTATGCTACGAGTGTGATTCtcaatttacaatatttaaccGCAGACATCATTGTCGACTTTGTGGCCGAGTTTTCTGTGCCAAGTGTACAACCAACTCAGTTCCTGTTCCATCAAGTGATCCGAGGACTGTTCAGGAAGACTTGGAGAAGATTCGGGTATGTAATTATTGTTCCAGGCAATGGCAGCAAGGTTTAGCTACTTTTGATAGTGGAATACAGATTCCCAGCCTAGATATTAGTAGTTCACCTTCTGCAGCAAGTTTTATCAGCACTAGATCTTGTGGCACAGCTAACAGTAGTAGCCTCACCGGTGGTTCCTTGCCATACATGGTTCGGCCTAATCAGCAAGCTCAGCATAGTTCACGTCTCAGCCCTCCTCAAGCAACAGAATTGGAGACCAGTTCTGATAAGCAAGGGGAAGTGGAATCGGCTAGTTGCAAAGACCCTGTTGCTGACATAGAATATAGATCTCCAGACGGATATGCATTTTCGGTGAACAG AAGTGATGACGATGACGACGAGTATGGTGCATATCGATCTGATTCGGAAACAAGGCATTCTCCTCAAGTCAATGATTACTATTGTCAAGTTGAGTTTGATGACATGAGTAATGACGGTGGATCTCGCAAGGCTCATCTTGATGGAGAAACTATTGAACCAAAAAGTTTAAGCAGTTCTCCAATAAGGCACAGTTTTGGTCCACAGAATTTGGAAGGAATGCCACAGCTAAGGAAAAGGGATGAACAAGAGATGGATGTTGAATGCGAAGTACCGTCCTCTATGTATACTGGAGAAGATGGTAACACTGAACCTGTGGATTTTGAGAACAGTGGAGTGCTTTGGCTCCCCCCTGAgccagaagatgaagaagatgagagGGAAGTTGGTTTATTTGAAGATGACGACGACGATAGGGATGCTGCAGGAGAGTGGGGATATTTACGGGCATCTGGAAGTTTCAGAAGTGGAGAATTTCATAACAGGGATAGGTCAAGCGAGGAGCACAAGAAGGTCATGAAGAATGTGGTTGATGGGCATTTTAGGGCTTTGGTATCTCAGCTATTACAGGTTGAGAATGTTCCTGTGGGAGATGAAAATGATAAAGAGAGCTGGTTGGAAATCATCACATCTTTGTCATGGGAGGCTGCTACTTTATTAAAGCCAGATATGAGCAAAGGTGGAGGAATGGATCCTGGTGGATATGTGAAAGTGAAATGCATTGCTTCTGGACGCTGCTGTGAGAG TATGGTGGTCAAAGGTGTTGTTTGTAAGAAAAATGTTGCTCATCGTCGAATGActtcaaaaatagagaaaccTCGATTATTGATCCTTGGAGGGGCCCTTGAGTACCAGCGAGTTTCTAAGCACCTGTCAAGTTTTGATACTCTATTACAGCAG GAAATGGACCATTTGAAGATGGCAGTGGCAAAGATAGATGCACACAACCCTGATGTCCTTTTAGTGGAGAATTCAGTTTCAAGACATGCACAGGAGTACCTTCTTGCTAATGACATATCTCTTGTTCTTAATATCAAGAGGCCACTTTTAGAACGTATAGCCCGCTGCACAGGTGCTCAAATAGTCCCTTCAATTGATCATCTATCTTCCCCAAAGTTGGGGTACTGTGAAAAGTTCCATGTGGAGAGGTTTTTGGAAGATCTTGGTACTGCTGGGCATGGTGGGAAAAAACTGGTGAAGACATTAATGTATTTTGAAGGCTGCCCAAAGCCATTGGGTTTTACT ATTTTACTAAGAGGTGCTAATGGGGATGAGTTGAAGAAAGTGAAACACGTGGTCCAATATGGTGTTTTTGCAGCATATCACTTGGCTTTGGAGACATCTTTTCTTGCTGATGAAGGAGCATCTCTGCCAGAACTCCCGTTGAACACTCCAATAACCGTTGCACTTCCAGATAAACCATCAAGCATTGAGAGATCAATATCAACTGTACCTGGTTTCACTATTGCTGCCAATGAAAAACCTCAAGGACTGCAATCTAGCAATGAACCACAAAGATCCTATAGCGCCCCTAGTGCAACTCTGGTCTCAACCATCATCGGTTCTTCTGTTGATAATGCACCTGCAGCAGATTGTCCCAGCTCTCAATCCTCAGAATCCACTTCATCTCGCTTCAATTCAACTGAATTTCTTTCTGCCGTTCCATATACTGAGAAAGCTGTATCAAGTTCTTACCACACATTTGTGGAAAGAACCAAAATGGATTCTGGAGCTTCTCTGGTTGCTGAAATTGCTGCGGCTGATCATCTTACTGCTAGTGGCTTTGGGTCTTCAGATGGTGTTGCAATGAACTCTTATTTCAATGAAATCATCACAACTCAGCCACAGAGTTCAGAGGTATCATCTGCTCAACAAGATTCTAGAAGGAATCTTGAGGAGCCAGAACCTTTAAAAGAAGAGTTTCCTCCATCACCTTCAGATCATCTGAGCATTTTAGTTTCCTTGTCTTCCCGGTGTGTGTGGAAGGGGACAGTCTGTGAGAGGTCCCATCTCTTCCGCATTAAATACTATGGAAGCTTTGACAAACCTTTGGGTCGGTTTTTGCGAGACCATTTATTTGATCag AGTTACAGCTGCCGTTCTTGTGAGATGCCATCAGAAGCACATGTTCATTGTTATACTCACAGGCAAGGAACCCTTACTATATCTGTTAAGAAGCTACCTGAAATACTGTTACCAGGTGAACAGGATGGGAAAATCTGGATGTGGCACAGATGTCTGAGGTGTCCACGTATCAATGGTTTTCCTCCAGCTACTCGGAGAGTAGTAATGTCAGATGCTGCTTGGGGTTTATCATTTGGGAAATTTTTGGAGCTTAGTTTTTCAAATCATGCAGCTGCAAGCAGGGTGGCAAGCTGTGGCCATTCTCTTCACAGGGATTGTCTTCGTTTCTATGG TTTTGGGCAAATGGTTGCCTGCTTTCGATATGCGTCAATTAATGTTCTCTCTGTATACCTTCCTCCCTCGAGAGTTGATTTCAGCTTTGAGAATCAAGAGTGGATGCAGAAAGAAACAGATGAG GTGGTCAATCGGGCAGAACTTCTACTTTCTGAAGTACTCAATGCTCTTAGTCAAATCTCAGAGAAACGATGTAAGATTGAGCAACTTAACAGTGGCATGAAACTACCTGAATTGAGACGCCAGATAGCAGAACTTGAATTGATGTTGCAAAAGGAGATGGCAGAATTTGAG GAGTCGCTCCACAAAGTCTTGAGCAGGGAAATGAAAAACGGGCAACCTGTTATTGACATTCTTGAGATCAACAGACTGCGGAGGCAGTTACTCTTCCAGTCTTACATGTGGGACAACCGTCTGATTTATGCAGCCAGTTTAGATAACAGCTTCCATGATGATTCAAACAGCTCAACTTCAGGATATGAGGAGAAACTGCTGGAGCCAGATAACAGTGATAAGCTCGTTGAGGAAAACATGGGACACAGGCCAGGAAATGGTTGCAGTAGCTGTGACTTTCCTTCTGTTGATGCCAAGCTGCTTAAAGGCTCTGACCAGCAAGGAGACTTTGGTAGCAACACAAACCTATCTGACAAGGTTGATCAAGAAATGGATGTGTGTCTAGGCCCCGGTCATGGAAAAGAAGGCCATGCTAATCTTTGCACTACCATGTCTGCCCGTGATCTATCTGACATTAAGGAATCTGGTGGAAATTTTTTTAGGACCCTTTCTGATGGACAGGTTCCTATCATGGCAAATCTATCGGATACCCTTGATGCTGCATGGACTGGTAAGAATCACCCGGGAGTTGGGACACTAAAGGACGACAACAATAGGCTTTCTGATTCAGCTATGGAAGAATCTTCAACCACTGCTGTGGGATTGGAGGGGGTAGATTTGGAGGGCCATGCCAAAGACCGAGATGGATCCAAAGTGTGCTATTCTCCTTCACCTGCGTTGTCTGCCAAGGACCCTGATAACATGGAAGATTATATGAGCTGGCTAAGAATGccatttttaaatttctatcGTTCATTGAACAAGAATTTTTTAACAAGCTCTGAGAAGCTTGGTACTATGGGCGGGTATAACCCTGTCTATGTTTCATCCTTCAGGAGTTTGGAACTCCAAGGTGGGGCTAGGCTACTTCTGCCTGTGGGTGTGAACGACACGGTCATTCCTGTGTATGATGATGAACCCACGAGTCTGATATCTTATGCTTTAGCATCACCAGAATATCATGCCCAACTAACTGATGAGGGGGAAAGAATAAAAGACACTGGAGAATCCAGTTCTTTCTCAAGTTTATCTGAATCATTCCACTCTCTCGAAGAAGTAAGCTATGATTTGTATAGAAGTTTTGGATCTACAGATGAGAGCATCTTATCCATGTCTGGATCACGTAGCTCTTTGATTTTGGACCCACTCTCCTACACAAAGGCTATGCATGTCAGAGTTTCTTTTGGAGATGACTGCCCAGATGGTAAGGCAAGATATTCTGTGACTTGTTACTATGCTAAGCGGTTTGAAACCTTGAGGAGGATATGCTGCCCATCTGAACTTGATTTTGTAAGGTCTCTTAGTCGTTGTAAGAAGTGGGGAGCTCAAGGTGGCAAGAGCAATGTCTTCTTTGCAAAAACCTTGGACGATCGTTTCATCATCAAACAAGTCACAAAAACAGAATTGGAGTCGTTTATAAAATTTGCCCCTGCTTACTTCAAGTACCTCTCTGAATCAATTAGCACAAGAAGTCCAACATGCCTGGCAAAGATTTTGGGAATTTACCAG GTTACATCGAAGAATCTGAAAGGTGGGAAAGAAACGAAGATGGATGTTCTAGTTATGGAGAACCTTCTATATAGGAGGAAAGTGACCCGCCTTTATGATCTTAAAGGATCTTCCAGGTCACGGTACAATCCTGATTCTAGTGGGAGCAACAAGGTTCTGCTGGATCAGAACTTGATTGAAGCAATGCCAACCTCTCCCATTTTTGTGGGAAACAAGTCAAAGCGGCTGCTGGAGAGAGCTGTTTGGAATGATACTTCTTTTCTTGCA TCTATTGATGTAATGGATTACTCATTATTGGTTGGGGTTGATGAGGAGAAGCATGAGTTGGCTCTTGGGATAATTGATTTCATGAGGCAGTATACATGGGACAAACATTTGGAAACATGGGTTAAGGCTTCAGGCATACTTGGTGGGTCAAAGAATGAATCTCCAACTGTTATTTCTCCGAAGCAATATAAGAAAAGGTTTAGGAAAGCGATGACTACCTATTTTCTGATGGTCCCAGATCAATGGTCCCCTCCCTCTATCATTCCAAGTAAATCCCAGTCTGATTTGGGCGAAGAGAATACACAAGGTGCGGCTTCAGTTGACTGA